The following DNA comes from Miscanthus floridulus cultivar M001 chromosome 5, ASM1932011v1, whole genome shotgun sequence.
cgccgttgtcagggttgcggctgatcacgatggcatagtccctggatgccccggcAAAGACACCACGATCAccgacgtggtgctcgacgttgcagatgacaCCCTTAGGGATACCGTGGAGCGGTAGGACATTGCAgttggagagcgtggtgcggcggccaCAGCAGTACTTAGAGTAGAAGTGGTCAGCAGATGTAACCATTTaagttgtggggaagcccccgtgtgaatagttttttgtaacgtcccgcctctacaaggccgggcccgcttacatctggcagcttttctaggacatagattgccctcacagacccacacaagtcttttctgcgcactttgtcctcactcatgcgcacccgggaaggacttcccggtcggtcacccatcgctccaggccaagcacgcttaacctcggagttatttgcagatgggcttctggaaaagaagttgcaacttgttgatatgagtatcctattaatcctgttaagccctaggttggggtgttacatcctcaccccgtTAAGAGATCGatgtcctcgtcgatcaatcccaagccaggagcgtcctctcttggccacgtccgtgtgtccagagccagcgcatgtgccatgctgtgtgaccacgccggatccacacTAGCCATgcacaccatgcctgcgcaactgcgacacacgcgcccatgaaaccgcgagagtcggctctgatacaattctataacgtcccgcctctacaaggccgggcccgcttacatctggcagcttttctaggacatagactgccctcacagacccacacaagtcttttctgcgcactttgtcctcactcatgcgcacccagggctctgataccattctgtaacgtcccgcctctacaaggctgggcccgcttacatttggcagcttttctaggacatagactgccctcacagacccatacaagtcttttctgcgcactttgtcctcactcatgcgcacccgggaaggacttcccggtcggtcacccatctctccaggccaagcacgcttaacctcggagttatttgcagatgggcttccggaaaagaagttgcaacttgttggtatgagtatcctattaatcttgTTAAGCCCTAGGTCGGGGTGTTAcattttttgtattcatgaatacatcagtcccttttcgtgatgaaatcactttgtaaggggaAGCTCGTCCCATCCATTTCCCGGCAATGTTTGTGCCGTTCGGTCGATTCGGGCTACCTACTGAAACAATAATTTTCTACGGATATAAAGGATGCGGACATCCTGCTCAGGAATTTAGTTAAGTAGGAAAGCTAGGCAGCGaaacttgtaacaaatggacAAGCTTTCAATATTTTGTTATATCAAACATCTTCTTATTTGTTCTCCCCTTTTTTGTGTAAAAAAGGTTTAGCGCATCCCGACCCTTTCCATGGTTAAGGTCACAAAAACTCGGAGCAAAGGTGAGTCAATTCTAATTACGCTGGAGAGCAAAgagaccatagccgctggggcataggtgcCTCGCAGTCcacccagttttactcaaagcttgttCCCAAACTTCTAGCTCTTAGGATTTACCGTGCGAAAGGAgggcaggcatagagaatgttcgTAGGATAAATGTACTCATACCAGCCCCCGATCAGGTCGGATGTCACAAAAGATCAGGGATTTtaatgacaaaactgataagagaaagtatgtgtttatttaggggtaaaaatgatgtagctgctcaatgttctaggcattggtgaagacctcgccgtcgatggttttcaacttgtaggcacctGGCCGGAGTACTTCCACGACGATGTACGACCcgtcccagggtggggagagcttgtggcggtccttgttgctctgcatgaggtagagaaccaggtccccgacgttgaaggctcggtcccatacccatcggctatggtaccgccgcaacacctgctggtacttggccgagtggaggagggcaacatcgcgagcttcatctagctggtccatggcatcttcatgggatccctcgactccctatttgtcatatgctctgatccttggcgctccatagtcgaggtcggttgggaggacagccttggaaccgtagaccatgaagaaaggcatgcaGCCAGTGGCTCAACTGGGGGTTGTCATTGGGCTCCAGAGTACCGTGGGAAGTTCAGTGACCCACCGTGCgctaaacttgttcaactggttaaagatcctaggcttgaggccctatagaacCATGCGTTTGCACGCTTGACCTGCCCATTTGTTTgggggtgcgcgacggtggcccaattgacccagatgtgatattcatcatagaattgaaGGAACTTTTTTCCAGTGAATTGCATgtcattgttcatgatgatggagttcgagactccaaagcgatggatgatgtcgaggaagaacaacatggcttgcttggatttgatcatggagatcggccgagcttctatccactttgtaaacttgtctatggtgacaagcaagtgggtgtagccccccggGCGCCTTCtttagaggtccaaccagatcgagcccctaagccatgaagggccacatgatggggatcatctggagtgcctaggccgggaggtgagtttgtcgagcgtagtactgacacccttcgcgggtgcgcacgatctgctcggcatcggctactgcagtgggccaatagaagccctgtcggaatgcatttccaaccaaggttctaagcacggcatggtgaccacagaccccaccgtggatatcgctcagtagATGCTTCCCTGTTCGATGGGGACGCAACACTGCACGATCCCAATGTGGCTCCGCTTATAGAGTTCGCCCTccataagaacaaaggacttggtgcgacGTGTGAGCCGCCGAGCTTCTGTCTTGTCCATCGACAGcgtgtcacggaggaggtagtcgaggtagagaaTTATCCATTCGATCAGAGGGTCATGCTCTATTATTGGATCTTGTTCaatctccatgacctcaggcccGGACAGAGccgtcggttggttagcccccgaggctgGATTGGACAGACCATTGTGGGCCTGCTCCAATCCATTGTAGCGcatcgagggcttgtgttggtcactggcgaagacactCATTGGCACCAGCTCTCGGCCGAATGCCGCCTTCGCAAGCgcatcggccgcctcgttgaggcgcctcgggatgtgattgagcttgagactATCAAATTTGTCCTCTAGCCGTTGGACTTCTCGATAGTATGccaccatcttggtgtcatggcagcatgactccttcatgacttggtcgacgactagctgggagtcgcccTAGACGTCGAAGcgttggatgcccaactcgatggcgacgcctaggccgttgatgagcgcttcatactcagccatattattggatgaggggaaatggagatggaccatgtacctcatgcataccccgaggggtgatacgaagactagccctatgctggcgcccttcttcatcagtgatccatagaagtacatcgtccagtactcttggtcgacgaccgccagtggcatttggacctcggttcattccgcgatgaagtctgctaacacctaggacttgatcactGTTCGAGAGGCACACATAATGCCCTAatccatcaactcaagtgcccaTTTTGCAGTTCTTTCCATGGCATCCTagctttggatgacctcgctgagggggaacgatgtcatgaCCGTCattgggtgtgactcgaagtagtggcatagcttccttttggtgatgaggacggcgtacaggagcttctagatttgagaGTAGCGGGTattagagtcggatagtacctcactgataaAGTACACAGGgcactgcaccttgaaggcgtgcccctcttcttcccactgcactactagggcggcgctaaccacttgtgtggtggctgcGATGtagagcaggagggattctccattggttggaggaaccaagatcggggcctttgtcagaagcagtttgaccatgtcaagtgcctcctgggcctcggatgtccatttgaagcggtcagctttcttcaagagtcgataaaggggaagACCTCGTTTGCCGAGGCGGTAGATGAATCGGCTAAGCATggcaaggcaccctataactcgttgaaccccctttatgttctgaattaggcccatccttgtgatggttgAGATTTTCTCCatgttggctttgatgccacgctcggagatgataaagccaagcagcatacccctcgggaccccaaaaacacacttctcgggattgagtttgatgccgttggctcagagtttcgcaaaggtctactcaagatcggcaacgaggtggtcagcccgtttgaACTTGACCACGAtatcatcaacgtaggcctcaacggtccgcccaatAAGGcccctgaaacacttgagcatacaatgctggtacatagccccagcgttctttaaaTCGAACGGCATTGAGaaatagcagaacgatccgaagggggtgatgaaagatgtcgcgagctgatcggactctttcatcgggatttgatggtacccggagtacgtatcaaggaagtagagggtttcgcaccctgaggtagagtcgactatttggtctatgcatggcaaaggaaatagatcctttgggcatgccttgttgagacccatatagtcaacacacatcctctatttcccactcttcttttgtacaagaatgggattggctaaccactctaggtggtatacttccttgatgaacctggccgccgatagttttgctatctcttcattgATGGTCCtacgtttctcctcatcgaagcgacgcaggcgttgcttcaccggcttagagcctgggcggatcttcaaggtatgctcggcgacttccctcagaatgcctaacatatccgagggtttccatgcaaagatgtctttgttgccgcggaggaagtcgacgagtgccctttcctatttggaggaaagcgtggtaccaatgcgtgcCATTTTTTCCTCAGAGCTATCAGGATCTATGAGGACATCCTTAGAACTTTCTGCTGGCTCGAAGGACCCCTCGACTTCTTAGTGTCAGGCGCTTCTTCTCTTGATAGCGGCGAGCTCTCCGGAGGTGACGATTGCTGCAGCATGGccatagcactcgacctcgcactcataggcgcgctggaaggaggtgccgacggtgatgaccccaccggGGCCTGGTacttttagcttgaggtatgtatagttggggacggccatgaacttcatgtagcctggacgtcctaggatggcatggaaggttctagggaacccaaccacctcaaaggtgagggtttccatcctataattgaatggatcccttaaggtaacaggtagatcgatctgcccaagtggcatggcctgccttCCGGGCACGATGacgtggaaaggtgctcgggttgggcggaAGCGTGCCCGGTCGATGCCCATTTCGTCAAGCGTCTTGGAGTATaagatgttgaggccactgcctccatccattagtactttggtgagccacttcaaaccgatgatcgggttgaccatgagcggatatctccctggaTGCAGGATGCTCTCCAGGTGGTCGgttcgatcgaaggttatggtggattctaaccaccggaggaaggcaggcatggccggttcgatcgtatagacctcgcggtgcgTGACCTTCTGGCGACGTTTGGAGTCTTAGGCCGCTGATCCTTCGAAGATCATAAGACAACCATGTAGTGTCGGAAAGCTACCGTCCTTCTCCTTAGCATCGTCTGTGGTGGGGGTAGGGTCCTTtccttgctcccctttgttagaacctctggacaagaaccaccgcatgaggctgcagtccttttATAGGTGCTTTACTaagaaagcatggttcgggcatggcccctcgagtagttttttgaagtggtttggagtgccctccataGGCTTtcaaccacccttgcggtcaacagcggccatgagcgagtccttgcatcattgcttcttgttctttcttttggcagaatgattggaggtgccttcgctggtACCCTCGTcatgccttgccttgccctcttGATGATCGAAGATTGCTCTGACCGCTTCTTCTCttgaggcgtggttggtggcaatgtctaggagttccttggtggttcatgggcccttgtgtcctagcttatgaaccagagactcgcaggtagtcccagataggaaagctcctatgacgtcggcgtcAGCGACGTTAGGTAGCttgttgcactgccgagagaagtgCTGAATGTAGCCacggagggtctcaccggccttctgacggcaatttttga
Coding sequences within:
- the LOC136454874 gene encoding uncharacterized protein is translated as MVAYYREVQRLEDKFDSLKLNHIPRRLNEAADALAKAAFGRELVPMSVFASDQHKPSMRYNGLEQAHNGLSNPASGANQPTALSGPEVMEIEQDPIIEHDPLIEWIILYLDYLLRDTLSMDKTEARRLTRRTKSFVLMEGELYKRSHIGIVQCCVPIEQGSIY